Proteins from one Candidatus Planktophila sp. genomic window:
- a CDS encoding UDP-N-acetylmuramate dehydrogenase: MEQLSQYTSLRVGGPATKIVHVSTESEIIDAITAAGDSPILIMGGGTNVLVADSGFDGTVIHIANNSVEAEVDACSGATLTIGAGENWDSFVSTTITRGFAGLETLSGIPGTVGAAPIQNIGAYGHEVSEFITRVRTYDRLKKEVKTFTNAECEFSYRNSYFKAHPGRYVVLDVAFQLRIGEKTTPITYLELAKKLGIEMGDKALVIDCRKAVLELRANKGMLLSAEDHDSWSAGSFFTNPIVSQQVADALPNAAPKWPLNDGNVKISAAWLIEHSGIQKGDEIGGARISMKHVLALTNSGTATASDIAALAKHARDQVQTSFGITLVAEVNLIGIEI; this comes from the coding sequence ATGGAGCAGTTATCTCAATACACCAGCCTTCGTGTGGGTGGTCCAGCTACAAAAATTGTCCATGTATCAACAGAGTCAGAAATCATTGATGCGATCACCGCTGCGGGGGATTCTCCAATCTTAATTATGGGTGGTGGGACTAACGTTTTAGTTGCAGACAGTGGCTTTGACGGAACAGTAATTCATATTGCAAATAACAGCGTGGAAGCTGAAGTTGATGCATGCAGTGGTGCAACCTTGACTATTGGAGCCGGCGAAAATTGGGATAGTTTTGTTTCAACAACCATTACCCGAGGATTTGCAGGTCTTGAAACTTTGAGCGGAATTCCAGGAACAGTTGGAGCAGCTCCAATTCAAAACATTGGTGCGTATGGCCACGAAGTGAGTGAGTTTATAACGCGGGTACGAACCTATGATCGCCTGAAAAAGGAAGTAAAAACATTCACAAACGCCGAATGTGAATTTTCATATCGAAACTCTTACTTTAAGGCTCACCCTGGTCGATACGTAGTTCTAGATGTGGCTTTTCAACTGAGGATTGGTGAAAAAACAACACCGATTACCTATCTTGAGCTTGCTAAAAAACTTGGAATTGAAATGGGTGATAAAGCCTTAGTCATTGATTGTCGAAAGGCCGTACTAGAGTTGAGAGCCAATAAAGGAATGCTTCTCTCGGCCGAAGACCACGACTCATGGTCGGCTGGATCGTTTTTTACAAATCCAATTGTTTCCCAGCAAGTAGCGGACGCACTTCCTAATGCTGCGCCAAAGTGGCCGCTCAATGATGGAAATGTAAAGATTTCAGCGGCTTGGTTAATCGAACACTCGGGAATCCAAAAAGGTGATGAAATTGGCGGAGCACGAATTTCGATGAAGCATGTTTTAGCGCTTACAAACTCTGGGACAGCTACAGCGTCAGATATTGCAGCGTTAGCTAAGCACGCGAGAGATCAGGTGCAAACTAGTTTTGGGATCACATTAGTAGCTGAGGTAAACCTCATTGGTATTGAGATTTAG
- a CDS encoding MaoC/PaaZ C-terminal domain-containing protein codes for MINVGDAVPTKVFYLDRALLKSYADASGDQNPIHQNEEIAISVGLPNVIAHGMLTMALAGKFVSDWAGGSANVKEFSVRFIKPVIVPVDEKVDLTLSATVVEVDGDRIKLELVATSAGVKVLGMAKAVVIT; via the coding sequence ATGATTAATGTTGGCGATGCGGTTCCTACAAAGGTTTTCTATCTAGATCGCGCCTTACTTAAATCGTATGCAGATGCTAGTGGAGACCAAAACCCAATTCATCAGAACGAAGAAATAGCGATTTCAGTCGGGCTCCCTAATGTAATTGCCCATGGAATGTTGACCATGGCGCTGGCGGGGAAATTCGTATCCGATTGGGCAGGTGGCAGCGCCAATGTTAAAGAGTTTTCTGTGCGCTTTATTAAGCCCGTAATTGTGCCAGTCGACGAAAAAGTTGATTTAACTCTTAGCGCAACGGTTGTAGAAGTAGATGGGGATCGAATTAAGTTAGAGCTAGTGGCTACCTCGGCCGGGGTTAAAGTGCTTGGAATGGCTAAAGCTGTAGTCATCACATGA